One Phocaeicola dorei genomic region harbors:
- a CDS encoding MFS transporter, translated as MNQQKQNGNIIAIITMFFLFAMISFVTNLAAPFGTIWKNQYAGANTLGMMGNMMNFLAYLFMGIPSGNMLVKIGYKKTALIAMAVGFIGLFIQYISSLFGADIDVFNLGEYAIKMNFIIYLLGAFVCGFCVCMLNTVVNPMLNLLGGGGNKGNQLIQAGGALNSLSGTLTPLFVGALIGSVTPQTAMSDVAPLLFIAMGVFVSAFIALSFIAIPEPHLRKAGHEKEKFSHSPWNFRHTVLGVIGIFVYVGIEIGIPGTLNFYLADPTEKGAGLLANGAAIGGAIAAIYWLLMLVGRSASSVISGKVATRTQLIVVSATAICFILIAIFTPKEITVSMPGYSVENGFEMASVPVSALFLVLCGLCTSIMWGGIFNLAVEGLGKYTAQASGIFMMMVVGGGIFPLLQQFISDAVGYMASYWLIIALLAYLLFYGLIGCKNVNKDIPVE; from the coding sequence ATGAATCAACAAAAACAGAACGGTAATATCATCGCTATCATTACAATGTTCTTCCTTTTCGCGATGATTTCCTTCGTTACTAATCTTGCTGCGCCTTTCGGCACAATATGGAAAAACCAATATGCAGGTGCCAATACCTTGGGTATGATGGGAAATATGATGAATTTCCTTGCATATCTGTTTATGGGGATTCCTTCAGGTAATATGCTTGTAAAAATCGGATATAAAAAAACAGCCCTCATTGCCATGGCAGTAGGTTTCATCGGTTTGTTTATCCAATATATTTCCAGTTTGTTCGGTGCAGATATAGACGTATTCAATTTAGGAGAATATGCCATTAAAATGAATTTTATTATCTACCTGCTTGGTGCCTTCGTCTGTGGTTTTTGTGTATGTATGCTGAACACAGTAGTTAACCCGATGCTAAATCTTTTAGGTGGTGGTGGTAACAAAGGTAACCAATTAATCCAAGCCGGTGGTGCTCTAAACTCATTGTCGGGTACTTTGACTCCGCTTTTCGTAGGTGCCTTGATTGGTTCTGTCACCCCTCAAACAGCTATGTCAGATGTAGCTCCTCTGCTTTTCATCGCAATGGGTGTATTCGTATCAGCGTTTATCGCTCTTTCATTCATCGCTATTCCAGAGCCCCATCTAAGAAAAGCAGGTCATGAAAAAGAGAAATTCTCTCATAGTCCTTGGAATTTTCGCCATACTGTATTAGGTGTAATCGGTATCTTTGTATATGTAGGCATTGAAATCGGTATTCCAGGCACATTAAATTTCTACCTTGCCGACCCAACGGAAAAAGGTGCGGGCCTGCTTGCCAACGGTGCCGCTATCGGTGGTGCTATTGCTGCCATCTATTGGTTGCTCATGTTAGTGGGACGTTCTGCAAGTAGTGTCATCAGCGGTAAAGTAGCTACACGCACACAATTGATTGTTGTTTCCGCAACAGCTATCTGTTTTATATTAATCGCAATCTTCACTCCAAAAGAAATCACTGTCTCTATGCCGGGATATAGTGTAGAAAATGGATTCGAAATGGCCTCTGTACCTGTCAGTGCCCTATTTTTGGTACTTTGTGGTTTATGTACGTCCATTATGTGGGGAGGTATCTTCAACCTCGCTGTAGAGGGTTTAGGCAAATATACCGCACAAGCTTCAGGTATTTTTATGATGATGGTTGTCGGTGGCGGTATTTTCCCATTATTGCAGCAATTCATTTCTGACGCTGTGGGATATATGGCCAGCTATTGGTTAATTATCGCTTTGCTTGCTTATCTGTTGTTCTATGGTTTGATAGGATGCAAGAACGTAAACAAAGACATTCCTGTAGAATAA
- a CDS encoding aldose epimerase family protein: protein MINTSTSDENLCGLKRADFQTTVNGKQTDLFILKNENGAEIAVTNYGGAVLAIMVPDKNGKYANVIQGHDSITHVINSHEPFLSTLIGRYGNRIAGGKFILEGKEYSLTINNGPNSLHGGPTGFHTRIWDAEQETPQNLKLHYLSADGEEGFPGNLDIHVTYTLSNQNEFIITYHATTDKTTLVNLTHHGFFSLSGIANPTATVDNNIVTINADFYTPIDNVSIPTGEIAKVEGTPMDFRTPQRVDSRINDPFEQLKFGAGYDHCYVLNKREAGTLSFAAKCVEPESGRSMEVYTTEPGVQVYTSNWHNGFEGAHGATFPARSAICFEAQHFPDTPNKGHFPSCVLHPGETYSQVTIYKFGVEK, encoded by the coding sequence ATGATAAACACATCTACTTCCGATGAGAATTTATGTGGCCTGAAACGGGCCGATTTTCAGACAACAGTGAACGGGAAACAAACAGACCTCTTCATTCTGAAAAATGAAAACGGAGCTGAAATAGCTGTTACCAACTATGGTGGAGCAGTATTAGCTATTATGGTTCCGGACAAAAACGGTAAATATGCCAATGTCATTCAAGGACATGATAGTATAACCCATGTAATCAATAGCCACGAACCTTTCCTCAGTACTCTTATCGGTCGTTACGGAAACCGTATAGCAGGAGGCAAATTCATTTTAGAAGGGAAAGAATATTCACTGACTATCAACAATGGTCCCAACTCGCTGCATGGCGGTCCTACCGGATTTCATACCCGCATTTGGGATGCAGAACAGGAAACTCCACAAAATTTGAAATTGCATTATTTATCTGCTGATGGCGAAGAAGGATTTCCGGGAAATTTGGATATTCACGTAACGTACACTTTAAGTAATCAAAATGAATTCATCATTACTTACCACGCTACAACAGACAAAACAACATTGGTAAACCTCACTCACCATGGTTTTTTCAGCCTATCAGGCATTGCCAATCCTACGGCAACCGTTGATAACAACATCGTAACCATTAATGCTGATTTTTATACTCCGATAGATAATGTATCAATCCCTACAGGCGAAATTGCCAAAGTAGAAGGTACTCCTATGGATTTTCGTACTCCTCAAAGAGTAGACAGTAGAATCAATGACCCATTCGAACAGCTAAAATTCGGTGCCGGCTATGACCACTGCTATGTATTAAACAAACGTGAAGCAGGCACACTGAGTTTTGCAGCAAAATGTGTGGAGCCCGAAAGCGGTCGTAGCATGGAAGTATACACTACAGAGCCCGGCGTACAAGTTTATACTTCAAACTGGCATAATGGTTTCGAAGGTGCTCATGGAGCAACTTTCCCAGCAAGAAGTGCCATCTGTTTTGAAGCACAACATTTTCCTGATACACCCAATAAAGGCCATTTCCCTTCTTGTGTTCTACATCCGGGGGAAACTTACAGTCAAGTAACCATCTACAAATTCGGTGTAGAAAAATAA
- a CDS encoding bifunctional folylpolyglutamate synthase/dihydrofolate synthase, with the protein MNYEETLDYLYNSAPLFQHIGKDAYKAGLENTYLLDEYFNHPHRQFRTIHIAGTNGKGSCSHTLAAILQSAGYKTGLYTSPHLIDFRERIRVNGIPVSKEYVIDFVEKHRVFFEPLHPSFFELTTAMAFHYFAQSQIDVAIIEVGLGGRIDCTNIIRPDLCVITNISFDHIQFLGNTLAKIATEKAGIIKEKTPVVIGETTPETKPIFTTRAKEVNAPIYFAEEEQLLHSSSINEKGKRIYQTTDYLNLEGELEGLCQLKNTNTLLSAIRLLKQAGYQLTESNIRKGFSQVCELTGLMGRWQKLESEPTLICDTGHNVGGISYIIEQLKHQKYERLHIVIGMVNDKDISGVLSMLPKNATYYFTKASVKRALSEKELQSLAMQSRLHGDAYPDVETAVAAAKEKANKNDFIFVGGSSFIVADLLKFHV; encoded by the coding sequence ATGAATTACGAAGAAACATTGGATTATTTATATAATAGTGCCCCATTATTCCAACATATAGGAAAAGATGCATACAAAGCAGGATTAGAGAATACTTATCTTTTAGACGAGTATTTCAACCATCCTCATCGCCAATTCCGAACCATTCATATAGCCGGAACCAATGGAAAAGGCTCTTGTTCACATACTTTAGCCGCCATTTTACAATCAGCCGGATACAAGACAGGACTTTACACTTCTCCACATCTGATAGATTTTCGTGAACGAATACGTGTCAACGGAATTCCTGTATCCAAAGAATATGTCATAGACTTTGTAGAAAAACACCGTGTCTTTTTTGAACCTCTGCATCCTTCTTTCTTTGAACTGACTACCGCAATGGCTTTCCACTATTTTGCCCAGAGCCAAATAGATGTAGCCATTATAGAAGTCGGCCTGGGAGGACGAATAGATTGTACAAATATCATCCGTCCGGATCTATGTGTCATAACTAATATCAGTTTCGACCATATACAATTTTTAGGTAATACATTAGCCAAAATAGCCACAGAGAAGGCCGGAATCATCAAAGAAAAGACTCCGGTAGTTATTGGTGAAACCACACCTGAAACCAAACCTATATTTACAACTCGTGCTAAAGAAGTAAACGCTCCTATCTACTTTGCAGAAGAAGAACAGTTATTACACTCCTCCAGTATAAATGAAAAAGGTAAACGAATATATCAAACAACCGACTACCTCAATCTGGAAGGCGAGCTGGAAGGACTTTGCCAACTTAAAAACACCAATACGCTTTTATCTGCCATCCGCCTATTAAAACAAGCAGGTTATCAGCTTACCGAAAGTAATATACGTAAAGGGTTCTCACAAGTATGTGAACTCACCGGCCTGATGGGAAGATGGCAAAAATTAGAAAGTGAACCGACTTTAATATGTGATACAGGACATAATGTAGGAGGAATTTCGTATATCATAGAACAATTAAAACATCAGAAATATGAACGATTACACATTGTAATAGGTATGGTAAACGACAAGGATATCAGTGGAGTATTGTCCATGCTTCCTAAAAATGCCACATATTATTTTACCAAAGCCAGTGTAAAACGCGCTTTATCCGAAAAAGAATTACAAAGCTTAGCGATGCAATCCAGGCTGCACGGAGATGCTTATCCTGATGTAGAAACCGCTGTAGCAGCCGCTAAAGAAAAAGCTAACAAAAATGACTTTATTTTTGTTGGAGGAAGCAGCTTTATCGTTGCGGATTTATTAAAATTTCACGTTTAG
- the dnaJ gene encoding molecular chaperone DnaJ: MAKRDYYEVLEVDKTATLDVIKKAYRKKAIQYHPDKNPGDKEAEEKFKEAAEAYDVLSNPDKRARYDQFGHAGMSGAAGGGFEGFGQGMSMDDIFSMFGDIFGGHGGGFGGFGGFGGGGRSAQRKFRGSDLRVKVKLNLKEISTGVEKKFKLKKYVTCDHCHGSGAEGEGGTETCPTCHGTGSITRTQQSIFGMVQSQSVCPQCNGEGKIIKNKCKACAGEGIVYGEEVVEVKIPAGVAEGMQLSVNGKGNAGKHNGVPGDLLVVIEEESHPDLIRDENDLIYNLLLSVPTAALGGTVEIPTIDSKVKVKIEPGTQPGKVLRLRGKGLPNVNSYGYSNGTGDLLVNVSVYIPETLNKDEKQALEKMQESDNFKPNTSIKEKIFKKFKNFFD; the protein is encoded by the coding sequence ATGGCAAAAAGAGACTATTACGAAGTTCTGGAGGTGGACAAAACAGCCACCCTTGATGTTATAAAAAAAGCATACCGCAAAAAAGCAATACAATATCATCCGGACAAGAATCCGGGGGATAAAGAAGCGGAAGAAAAATTCAAGGAAGCAGCCGAAGCCTATGATGTGTTGAGCAACCCGGATAAACGCGCCCGTTACGATCAATTTGGACATGCAGGAATGAGTGGAGCCGCCGGTGGCGGTTTTGAAGGATTCGGACAAGGTATGTCCATGGATGACATTTTCTCTATGTTCGGTGACATCTTCGGTGGACATGGAGGAGGTTTCGGAGGCTTTGGAGGTTTCGGCGGTGGCGGACGTTCCGCACAACGCAAGTTCCGTGGTTCAGACCTCCGTGTAAAAGTAAAACTGAACTTAAAAGAAATTTCTACGGGAGTAGAAAAGAAATTCAAACTGAAAAAGTACGTAACATGTGACCATTGCCATGGTTCAGGAGCCGAAGGAGAAGGAGGAACGGAAACGTGTCCCACTTGTCATGGAACAGGAAGTATCACCCGCACCCAACAAAGCATTTTTGGAATGGTACAATCACAAAGCGTATGTCCACAATGTAACGGAGAAGGGAAAATCATTAAGAACAAATGTAAAGCTTGTGCAGGAGAAGGTATTGTATACGGAGAAGAAGTCGTGGAAGTGAAAATTCCTGCCGGTGTGGCTGAAGGAATGCAACTTTCTGTCAATGGAAAAGGAAATGCGGGCAAACATAACGGTGTTCCCGGTGATTTACTTGTTGTCATAGAAGAAGAATCCCATCCAGACCTAATACGCGATGAAAATGATTTGATTTACAATCTGTTACTAAGCGTTCCGACTGCTGCTTTAGGAGGCACTGTAGAAATACCAACTATTGATAGCAAAGTAAAAGTAAAAATTGAACCAGGCACCCAACCAGGTAAGGTCTTACGCCTAAGAGGTAAAGGATTGCCCAACGTCAATAGTTATGGTTACAGTAACGGTACAGGTGATTTATTAGTCAATGTAAGCGTATATATTCCAGAAACATTGAATAAAGATGAAAAACAAGCACTAGAGAAAATGCAAGAATCGGATAACTTCAAACCGAATACAAGCATTAAAGAAAAAATATTCAAGAAGTTCAAAAACTTCTTCGATTAA
- the grpE gene encoding nucleotide exchange factor GrpE — MSKNKKNKKFNKNMNPTEKNQPQDEEVLKNQEAAEAAIDEETQKEATEELNAEEKVNKELAEAQKTIEEQHDKYLRLSAEFDNYRKRTMKEKAELIKNGGEKAITAILPILDDLERAVKTSETSDDVKAMREGIELIYNKFLKVLNQEGLQKIETDGENFDTDYHEAIALVPAPSEEKKGKILDCVQTGYKLNDKVIRHAKVVVAQ, encoded by the coding sequence ATGAGTAAAAATAAGAAAAACAAAAAGTTTAATAAGAATATGAACCCAACAGAGAAGAACCAACCTCAAGACGAGGAAGTTTTGAAAAATCAGGAAGCGGCAGAAGCTGCCATTGATGAAGAAACTCAGAAAGAAGCAACAGAAGAACTGAACGCTGAAGAGAAGGTGAATAAGGAATTGGCGGAAGCTCAGAAAACAATAGAAGAGCAGCATGACAAATACCTGCGTCTTTCAGCCGAATTTGACAATTACCGTAAACGCACCATGAAAGAAAAGGCCGAATTGATTAAGAATGGTGGAGAAAAGGCCATTACTGCCATTCTCCCTATTTTGGACGACTTGGAGCGTGCTGTAAAAACTTCAGAAACTTCGGATGATGTAAAAGCAATGCGTGAAGGAATTGAGTTGATCTACAACAAATTCCTGAAAGTATTGAACCAGGAAGGACTTCAGAAAATAGAGACTGACGGTGAGAACTTTGATACCGATTATCACGAAGCAATTGCATTAGTCCCAGCTCCTTCTGAAGAGAAGAAAGGGAAAATATTGGACTGTGTACAAACCGGTTATAAGCTGAATGACAAAGTAATACGCCACGCCAAAGTAGTTGTGGCTCAATAA
- a CDS encoding ABC-F family ATP-binding cassette domain-containing protein translates to MITVSNLAIQFGKRVLYNDVNMKFTNGNIYGVIGANGAGKSTFLKAISGELETTKGSVVLGPGERLSVLSQDHFKWDEYTVMDTVMMGHTVLWNIMKQREELYAKTDFTDEDGLKVSELEEKFAELDGWNAESDAASLLSGLGIKEDKHYMLMGELSGKEKVRVMLAQALYGNPDNLLLDEPTNDLDMDTVTWLEEYLSNFEHTVLVVSHDRHFLDSVCTHTVDIDFGKVNMFAGNYSFWYESSQLALRQQQNQKAKAEEKKKELEEFIRRFSANVAKSKQTTSRKKMLEKLNVDEIKPSSRKYPGIIFTPDREPGNQILEISGLRAETEDGMVLFNDVNFNVEKGDKIVFLSRDPRAMTAFFEIINGNRTPQAGKFAWGVTITTAYLPLDNTDFFESDLNLVDWLSQFGEGNEVYMKGFLGRMLFSGEEVLKKVNVLSGGEKMRCMIARMQLRNANCLILDTPTNHLDLESIQAFNNNLKTYKGNVLFSSHDHEFIETVANRIIELTPNGIIDKMMEYDEYITSDHIKEMRARMYGDN, encoded by the coding sequence ATGATTACAGTTTCGAACTTGGCCATTCAATTTGGTAAAAGAGTGTTGTATAATGACGTAAATATGAAGTTCACCAATGGTAATATTTACGGGGTTATCGGTGCGAACGGCGCCGGAAAATCTACTTTCTTGAAAGCAATTTCAGGTGAGCTGGAAACGACTAAGGGTTCAGTGGTATTAGGACCGGGCGAACGTCTGTCTGTATTGAGCCAGGATCACTTTAAGTGGGATGAATATACAGTCATGGATACGGTTATGATGGGACATACTGTGTTGTGGAACATTATGAAACAGCGTGAAGAACTGTATGCGAAAACTGATTTTACAGATGAAGATGGCTTGAAAGTTTCTGAACTGGAAGAGAAGTTTGCCGAACTGGATGGTTGGAATGCCGAGAGTGATGCAGCTTCTTTGTTGAGTGGGTTGGGCATAAAGGAAGACAAGCATTATATGTTGATGGGGGAACTGAGCGGTAAGGAAAAGGTGCGTGTCATGTTGGCACAGGCACTTTACGGTAATCCTGATAACTTGTTGTTGGATGAACCTACCAATGATTTGGATATGGATACGGTGACTTGGCTGGAGGAATATCTTTCTAATTTCGAACACACGGTGTTGGTGGTAAGTCATGACCGTCACTTTTTGGATTCTGTTTGTACTCATACTGTAGATATTGATTTCGGTAAAGTGAATATGTTTGCCGGTAACTATAGCTTCTGGTATGAATCAAGTCAGTTGGCACTTCGCCAGCAGCAGAACCAGAAGGCTAAAGCTGAAGAGAAGAAGAAAGAGTTGGAAGAATTTATCCGTCGTTTTAGTGCCAATGTGGCTAAGAGCAAGCAGACAACCAGCCGAAAGAAGATGTTGGAGAAACTGAATGTAGATGAAATTAAGCCGTCGTCCCGTAAATATCCCGGTATCATCTTTACTCCGGATCGTGAACCGGGTAATCAGATTTTGGAAATATCCGGCTTGCGTGCGGAAACTGAAGACGGTATGGTATTGTTCAATGATGTGAATTTTAATGTAGAAAAAGGAGATAAGATTGTCTTTTTGAGCCGTGATCCGCGTGCCATGACTGCTTTTTTTGAAATAATCAATGGAAATCGTACTCCGCAGGCTGGTAAATTCGCGTGGGGCGTTACTATTACTACGGCTTATTTGCCTTTGGATAATACGGATTTCTTTGAAAGTGATTTGAATTTGGTAGATTGGCTGAGCCAGTTTGGCGAAGGTAACGAAGTCTATATGAAAGGTTTCTTGGGGCGTATGTTGTTTTCCGGAGAGGAAGTATTGAAGAAAGTGAATGTGCTTTCCGGAGGTGAGAAGATGCGTTGTATGATTGCCCGTATGCAGTTGCGTAATGCGAACTGTCTGATTTTGGATACTCCAACTAACCATTTGGACTTGGAATCAATTCAGGCTTTCAATAATAATCTGAAGACTTATAAGGGAAATGTGCTGTTCTCTTCCCACGACCACGAATTTATTGAAACGGTGGCGAACCGTATTATTGAATTGACCCCGAATGGTATCATTGACAAGATGATGGAATATGATGAATACATCACTTCTGATCATATTAAAGAAATGCGTGCGCGTATGTATGGAGATAATTAA
- a CDS encoding SGNH/GDSL hydrolase family protein, translating into MILMKNLILILIFAAVSLNTMASNPVHVIITAGQSNTDGRTPNEDLPAYIKALATDTLTYTEGAYRYCQIAQNDGKGEFIPFWPRAKRSGKNNMWAFDAVTYYWLEQLLQEKFYVVKWAVGGTSIAPDYNASKGRFWSAAPEWLAQAKPTSDGGNSLLLSFIQEIDMCIDKTLSRLKDGYQIDAFLWHQGESDYAKSKDYYRNLKTMVAYVRMHLTEKTGKDYSRLPFIFGTVARSNKYFSREVENAMKQLAAEDPNMHLIDMSGAELLNDRLHFTAHSAEYLGQQVYKQLEQIIKGVIVRTDELKGKRLGIIGDSYVKNHKEPVKNTWHYKFAEKHGMEYLNYGKNGSSIAYSSPRWGEAMYVRYKEMPDDLDYVIVVGGHNDGFKLDSIGGIDVFKERLAMLCEGLIEKYPTAKIFFFTRWNCKNFAGSDAEKVVDAMIEVCGNYSIPIFDSARKGGIYANNDHFRKIYFQNSKNNTDTAHLNEKGHERFLKVAESFILQY; encoded by the coding sequence ATGATACTTATGAAAAACTTAATTTTGATTTTGATTTTTGCAGCTGTTAGCTTGAATACGATGGCTTCCAATCCTGTACATGTGATTATAACTGCCGGACAGTCTAATACCGATGGACGAACTCCTAATGAAGATTTGCCGGCATATATTAAAGCATTGGCTACGGACACACTGACGTATACCGAAGGTGCCTACCGTTATTGTCAGATAGCTCAGAATGACGGGAAAGGAGAATTTATTCCTTTCTGGCCTCGTGCCAAACGTAGCGGAAAAAATAATATGTGGGCTTTTGATGCAGTGACATATTATTGGTTGGAGCAGTTGTTGCAGGAGAAATTTTATGTGGTGAAATGGGCTGTTGGCGGAACTTCCATTGCACCTGATTATAATGCTTCCAAGGGACGTTTTTGGTCTGCGGCTCCTGAATGGCTGGCACAGGCTAAGCCAACTTCTGATGGAGGAAATTCCTTGTTGCTTTCTTTCATTCAAGAGATAGACATGTGTATAGACAAAACTCTTTCCCGGCTGAAGGATGGCTATCAGATAGATGCATTTCTTTGGCATCAGGGGGAAAGTGATTATGCTAAAAGTAAAGATTATTACCGTAACTTGAAGACAATGGTGGCTTATGTGCGTATGCATCTGACAGAAAAAACCGGAAAGGATTATTCTCGTTTGCCTTTTATTTTTGGTACTGTTGCCCGAAGTAATAAATATTTCAGCAGAGAAGTGGAGAATGCGATGAAGCAATTGGCTGCTGAAGATCCGAACATGCACCTGATAGATATGTCAGGCGCAGAATTGCTAAATGACAGACTTCATTTTACGGCTCATTCGGCAGAGTATTTGGGACAACAGGTATATAAGCAGTTGGAACAAATTATTAAAGGAGTTATCGTCAGGACTGATGAATTGAAAGGAAAACGTTTGGGAATTATTGGAGATAGTTATGTGAAGAATCATAAGGAACCTGTTAAGAATACCTGGCATTATAAATTTGCCGAGAAGCATGGTATGGAATATTTAAATTATGGCAAGAACGGCAGCAGCATTGCTTATAGTAGCCCGCGTTGGGGGGAAGCGATGTATGTAAGATATAAGGAAATGCCGGATGATTTGGATTATGTTATTGTTGTGGGTGGGCACAATGATGGTTTTAAATTGGATTCAATTGGCGGTATTGATGTATTTAAAGAGAGGCTGGCAATGCTGTGTGAAGGGCTTATTGAAAAGTATCCCACAGCTAAGATTTTTTTCTTTACCCGATGGAACTGTAAAAACTTTGCGGGAAGTGATGCTGAGAAAGTGGTGGATGCTATGATTGAGGTTTGTGGAAATTATAGTATTCCTATTTTTGACAGCGCCCGAAAAGGAGGAATTTATGCAAATAATGATCATTTTAGAAAAATATATTTTCAGAACAGCAAAAATAATACAGATACTGCACATTTGAATGAAAAAGGTCATGAACGTTTCTTGAAAGTGGCTGAGAGTTTTATATTGCAATACTGA
- a CDS encoding cytidine deaminase — protein MKQIKLEINIEACHYNELTEKDRKLIDAACEATKRSYAPYSHFAVGAAALLENDIVITGTNQENAAYPSGLCAERTTLFYANSQYPDQAVKTLAIAARTENDFLDTPIPPCGACRQVLLETEKRYGKPMRILLYSKTDIYILENVSGLLPLSFDGNYLK, from the coding sequence ATGAAACAAATCAAACTGGAAATAAACATAGAGGCTTGCCATTATAACGAACTAACAGAGAAGGACCGCAAACTGATAGACGCTGCGTGTGAAGCAACGAAAAGAAGCTATGCTCCTTACTCACATTTTGCTGTTGGAGCCGCCGCACTGTTGGAAAATGATATCGTTATTACCGGAACCAATCAAGAAAATGCAGCCTACCCATCTGGTCTTTGTGCAGAACGTACCACTTTGTTTTATGCCAATTCTCAATATCCGGATCAAGCAGTAAAAACACTTGCCATTGCTGCCCGCACAGAAAATGATTTTCTTGACACACCTATTCCTCCTTGCGGTGCCTGTCGGCAAGTATTATTAGAAACTGAAAAACGATATGGAAAACCCATGCGGATACTGCTTTATAGTAAGACTGATATTTATATATTAGAAAACGTAAGTGGACTTTTACCTTTATCGTTTGATGGAAATTATCTGAAATGA
- a CDS encoding heavy metal-binding domain-containing protein, with the protein MLATTTPTIEGKRITKYYGIVTGETIIGANLFRDFFASIRDIVGGRSGSYEEVLRQAKDTALREMQDQAALLGANAVVGVDLDYETVGDSGSMLMVTASGTAVRIED; encoded by the coding sequence ATGTTAGCAACAACAACACCTACTATCGAAGGAAAACGTATAACCAAATATTATGGCATTGTAACAGGTGAAACTATTATCGGCGCTAATCTGTTTCGTGATTTTTTTGCTAGTATTCGTGACATTGTAGGCGGTCGTTCCGGTTCTTATGAAGAAGTACTTCGACAGGCTAAAGATACCGCGTTACGAGAAATGCAGGATCAGGCTGCTTTATTGGGAGCTAATGCTGTAGTTGGGGTGGATTTGGATTATGAAACTGTGGGGGACAGTGGTAGTATGCTGATGGTAACCGCAAGCGGCACAGCTGTCAGAATAGAAGATTGA
- a CDS encoding DUF4476 domain-containing protein, producing MRKFKQLLLLVISITLVGCHTTGSIKQKAWKVQQGMTTEEIGQLLGKPDFRRFDGSLEQWEYQSGGIATSCKFLIIEFRNGKVTGMDSYNEIAKETSVGDLYSSKISLHTVGSIDDNEFEKIYNETKNSVFKDSTLEKAIINKKLSCAQCLKLMSLYTFDNDKLKMLQVLKDHIADTTNYDNIVNSLDFISSKNKAKEILGIP from the coding sequence ATGAGAAAATTTAAACAATTATTATTGCTTGTTATCAGTATAACACTTGTCGGCTGTCATACCACAGGAAGTATCAAGCAGAAAGCATGGAAGGTACAGCAGGGAATGACAACAGAAGAAATAGGCCAACTTCTTGGAAAACCCGATTTCCGACGTTTCGATGGTTCTTTGGAACAATGGGAATATCAGAGCGGAGGAATTGCAACGTCTTGCAAATTTCTAATTATCGAATTTAGAAACGGAAAGGTAACAGGCATGGATTCCTACAATGAAATAGCTAAAGAAACTTCAGTAGGAGACCTATATTCCAGCAAAATATCCCTCCATACCGTTGGTTCAATAGACGATAACGAATTTGAAAAGATATACAATGAAACAAAAAATTCCGTGTTCAAAGATTCAACTCTGGAAAAGGCCATTATAAATAAAAAATTAAGTTGCGCACAATGCCTTAAACTTATGTCACTTTATACTTTTGATAATGACAAGTTAAAAATGTTACAAGTATTGAAAGACCATATAGCTGACACAACAAATTACGATAATATTGTCAACTCACTAGATTTCATTTCAAGTAAAAACAAGGCCAAAGAGATATTAGGAATACCCTAA